From Candidatus Korarchaeota archaeon NZ13-K:
CGGGAACACCGTGGTCTGGAGGAAGTGGTTGAACGCGGTCAACGTTTACAGGGCCAACGTGATAATACTTGCGGGAGACCTGACGGGCAAGGCGATAGTCCCGATATTCGACAAGGGAGACCATTATGAGGCTGAGATAGTGGGTAGGAAGTACTACGCGAGGAGCAGCGAGGAGCTGAAGGAGCTGATGGACAGGATAGAGAGCTTCTCATATTACTACGCTGTGCTCACTCCTGAGGAGATACAAGAGATCGCAGCGGACCCGAAGAAGCAGGAGGAGCTATTCAAGAAGCTGATGATAGAGAGGATAGCCAAGTGGCTCGATCTCCTCATAGAGAAGGTGGATGTGCGGAACGTCACCTCCATAGTGATGCCCGGGAACGATGATGAGCAGTACATAGATGAGACGATAAAGAGCTACGAGGACAGGGGGATAATATACCCGCTCGACAAGACCGTCGAGCTTAACTACGGTTACCAGATAGTGAGTCACGAGTACGTCAACCCGACACCCTGGAACACCCCCAGGGAGGCCCCAGAGGACAAGCTCGAGAAGATGCTCAAGGAGAAGATAGAGAGGTCCGGCATAAAGGACTTCTCCAAGGCCCTATTCAACTTCCACTGCCCTCCTGTTGACACAAAGCTCGACCTGGCGCCCAAGCTGGACAAGAACCTGAAGCCCGTCTACGTGGGCGGCAAGCCCGTGCTGGTGCACGTTGGCTCCAAGGCCGTCAGGAAGGTGATCGAGAAGTATCAGCCCCTGATGGGGCTTCACGGTCACATACATGAGAGTTACGCGAGCGACAAGATAGGGAAGACCGTGGTGGTCAACCCCGGGAGCGAGTACAGCGAGGGCCTGCTCAGGGGGTTCGTCATAGAGCTCGAGCCGGAAGGCCTGAAGAACTACTGGAAGATAGAGGGTTGAATATGGGGCACGAGGGCATTCACTTCGTCGAGATAGATCCTGAGGAGTTCGTTAAGGAGTGCAAGAGCATAATAGATAAGCTGGAGGGGAGGGGGGTCATAGCGAGGATAC
This genomic window contains:
- a CDS encoding phosphoesterase encodes the protein MTVRMFFAADIHGNTVVWRKWLNAVNVYRANVIILAGDLTGKAIVPIFDKGDHYEAEIVGRKYYARSSEELKELMDRIESFSYYYAVLTPEEIQEIAADPKKQEELFKKLMIERIAKWLDLLIEKVDVRNVTSIVMPGNDDEQYIDETIKSYEDRGIIYPLDKTVELNYGYQIVSHEYVNPTPWNTPREAPEDKLEKMLKEKIERSGIKDFSKALFNFHCPPVDTKLDLAPKLDKNLKPVYVGGKPVLVHVGSKAVRKVIEKYQPLMGLHGHIHESYASDKIGKTVVVNPGSEYSEGLLRGFVIELEPEGLKNYWKIEG